One genomic segment of Xyrauchen texanus isolate HMW12.3.18 chromosome 5, RBS_HiC_50CHRs, whole genome shotgun sequence includes these proteins:
- the f7i gene encoding coagulation factor VIIi, whose translation MKIHTTVLFCAFIVQGSSEVFLDKDGASSVLQRARRANSGFLEEMKRGNLERECIEEICDYEEAREVFEDETKTKQFWLSYSAKEPCLTNPCKNNGTCIYLANTYYCMCLEGFEGKYCEKGLEETLKCQCVNGGCEHFCDGSGVRRACSCATGYSLTADGMSCVAQVEYPCGKVPLQKSTVHSQTQFVGGVHCPRGHYPWQVLIDYNGASLCGGALLDNNWVITAAHCVQNKDMKHMKIITGDHDLDVNDGSEEAYDVVSVVIHEKYDPVTLDSDLALLRLREKFTPSVYAVPICLPTPQLAQSELAAARFHAVSGWGKHTEGGNDHLSKGLKAPSSPIMQCLAKPLIPTAECVLKSGVNITDNMFCAGYTEGTRESCRGNDGSPLITQYKGTSFLTGIVTWGKGCDQPGYYAIYTKVSNFLNWLEQKQLKQVNNTAVEQHIHN comes from the exons ATGAAGATTCATACAACTGTGTTGTTTTGTGCTTTCATAGTCCAGGGATCCAGTGAAG TGTTTCTTGACAAAGATGGCGCCAGTTCTGTCCTGCAGCGCGCCAGACGCGCAAACTCGGGATTCCTCGAGGAGATGAAGCGCGGGAATCTCGAGCGCGAGTGTATCGAAGAAATCTGCGATTATGAAGAAGCGCGCGAAGTGTTCGAGGACGAAACGAAGACA AAGCAGTTCTGGTTGAGTTATTCTG CAAAGGAACCCTGCTTGACGAATCCATGCAAGAACAATGGCACATGCATTTATCTGGCCAACACCTACTACTGCATGTGTCTGGAGGGCTTTGAGGGCAAATACTGTGAGAAGG GGTTAGAGGAAACACTGAAGTGTCAGTGTGTGAATGGAGGTTGTGAACACTTCTGTGACGGTTCTGGGGTCAGACGCGCATGCAGCTGTGCCACGGGGTACTCTCTCACAGCTGATGGGATGTCATGTGTTGCTCAAG TTGAGTATCCGTGTGGAAAAGTTCCTCTTCAGAAAAGCACAGTTCATTCTCAAACCCAGTTTGTGGGTGGAGTTCACTGTCCCAGAGGTCACTATCCATGGCAG GTGTTGATTGATTATAATGGTGCGAGTTTATGTGGAGGGGCTCTTCTGGACAATAATTGGGTGATAACAGCTGCTCACTGCGTTCAGAATAAGGATATGAAACATATGAAGATTATCACAG GTGATCATGATCTGGATGTTAATGACGGCTCAGAGGAGGCGTATGATGTCGTTTCTGTGGTTATTCATGAGAAGTATGACCCTGTGACACTGGACAGTGACCTGGCCCTCCTTCGACTTCGTGAAAAATTCACGCCCTCTGTGTACGCCGTGCCCATCTGCCTGCCCACGCCACAGCTGGCACAGAGCGAGCTAGCTGCCGCCCGCTTCCACGCCGTCAGCGGATGGGGTAAACACACTGAAGGGGGCAACGATCACCTGTCTAAGGGTCTTAAAGCGCCGTCATCTCCGATAATGCAGTGTCTGGCCAAACCACTGATACCCACAGCCGAGTGTGTGTTAAAGAGTGGCGTTAACATCACTGACAACATGTTCTGTGCCGGTTACACTGAGGGCACCCGCGAGTCCTGCAGAGGAAATGATGGCAGTCCTTTGATCACGCAGTACAAGGGGACGTCTTTCCTGACGGGCATTGTCACTTGGGGTAAAGGATGTGATCAGCCTGGATACTATGCTATTTACACCAAGGTGTCCAACTTCCTAAACTGGCTTGAACAAAAACAGTTGAAGCAGGTGAATAATACTGCAGTTGAGCAGCACATTCACAATTAA
- the f7 gene encoding coagulation factor VII, with product MVNMCVLSVLYVLISLHCCHSATVFVGKSEAHEVLLRMKRANSDWFEELKMGNLERECLEEKCSYEEAREVFEHTEVTNEFWIKYNVKDHCNSNPCENNGKCEIHNAESYTCLCTPGFNGRHCEHVIKDVPDSCLHDNGRCEHFCVEEDGQRNCSCADGYLLGSNGQNCLTHEAFPCGKVPLLQGKGSAVKPYEDPRSRIVGGEECPKGHCPWQVLLKYGEKGICGGVIYKPIWIITAAHCLENLRVEFLKIVAGEHDIEVDEGTEQIIQVEQLIMHPRYISRTAENDIALLRLRSPIVYSSYTVPVCLPQRDMALNVLWTISKHTVSGWGKRSEDGPTSRLLRRLKVPRIRTQECIEKSNVSITSNMFCAGYIEGKQDSCQGDSGGPLVTPYRNTTFLLGIVSWGRGCARPGTYGIYTRVSNYLQWIHERAGNTILNTTAANIGLQKLHK from the exons ATGGTCAACATGTGTGTCCTGTCCGTGTTATATGTCCTCATAAGTCTTCACTGCTGTCATTCTGCTACAG TGTTTGTAGGGAAAAGCGAGGCTCATGAAGTGTTGCTGCGGATGAAACGGGCGAACTCGGACTGGTTTGAGGAGCTGAAGATGGGTAATCTGGAGAGGGAGTGTCTGGAGGAGAAATGCTCCTATGAGGAGGCACGTGAGGTTTTTGAACACACGGAGGTCACG AATGAGTTCTGGATAAAATACAACG TTAAAGATCACTGCAACTCAAACCCCTGTGAGAATAACGGCAAGTGTGAGATTCATAACGCAGAGTCCTACACGTGTCTGTGCACGCCGGGCTTCAATGGACGCCACTGTGAGCACG TCATCAAGGATGTTCCTGACTCGTGTCTCCATGACAATGGGCGCTGTGAGCACTTCTGTGTGGAGGAGGACGGTCAACGTAACTGTTCCTGTGCAGACGGGTATTTATTAGGGTCAAACGGTCAGAACTGCCTGACACATG AGGCTTTTCCATGTGGAAAGGTTCCACTCCTTCAGGGTAAAGGAAGTGCTGTCAAACCTTATGAAGACCCCAGATCTCGTATTGTTGGTGGAGAGGAATGTCCTAAAGGTCACTGTCCTTGGCAG gTGTTGCTGAAGTACGGTGAGAAGGGCATCTGTGGAGGTGTGATCTATAAACCCATCTGGATCATCACTGCTGCTCACTGTTTAGAGAATCTCAGAGTTGAGTTCCTCAAGATAGTCGCAG GTGAGCATGACATTGAGGTGGACGAGGGCACAGAGCAGATCATACAGGTGGAGCAGTTAATCATGCACCCCAGATACATATCAAGGACCGCAGAAAACGACATTGCATTACTGCGTCTGCGCAGTCCCATCGTCTACAGTTCATATACTGTTCCTGTGTGCCTGCCTCAGCGTGACATGGCCTTAAATGTGTTATGGACAATCAGCAAGCACACAGTGAGCGGGTGGGGCAAACGCAGCGAGGATGGGCCAACGTCACGATTACTTCGACGGCTGAAAGTGCCTCGCATCCGCACTCAGGAGTGCATCGAGAAGAGCAATGTGTCCATCACCAGCAACATGTTCTGTGCAGGTTACATCGAGGGAAAGCAGGACTCATGTCAAGGTGACAGCGGTGGGCCACTGGTGACTCCCTACAGGAACACCACATTTCTGCTGGGTATCGTGAGCTGGGGTCGAGGGTGTGCTCGCCCGGGGACATACGGCATCTACACGCGTGTCTCCAACTACCTGCAATGGATCCATGAACGTGCAGGAAACACCATTCTCAATACTACAGCAGCAAATATTGGGCTTCAAAaattacacaaatga